gaacaactctcccatctagggtgattgtccctgcctccctactcctacggccgctaaacttacactccaaatattctgtcttacttcgactcaacttaaagcctctagattctagagtttgcctccatagttccaacttcatctccactccttctttcgtctcatcaaccaacacaatatcatctgcaaacagcatgcaccatggtataccatcttgaagtgaacttgttagttcatccataacgatggcaaaaagaaatgggcttagtgcggaaccttgatgcactccaatcgtaataggaaactcttcagttttcccaacactagtacgtacactcgtgcatactccctcatacatgtcctttatgatgtcaatatatttccgcaaaatgcctttccttatcaaggcccactcTTCTTCTCaaggaaattaaattaaattcatGGTAAGATTTCTAGTTTACATTGTCTGATTTAACtgtgaaaatataaattacaatacaaattaattatttatttgtatTATAAGATTATAATTCTATTTAAGAGTATTTGTTTTGGACTTATGTAACCtagagaagaaagaaataaagaatttagAGAGGAGAAgattacaaaaataataataatattatatatggaTACAGATTAAGCAAAACATGAGCTACAGAGAGGGAAATATAGTACAAAAATATctcaaataaataattataccaagtcacatgtatacaaatAACTGCTTTCTTTTGTAAGGTTATCCTAATTACTGATGGCACCAGCACAGCCATACTTCATAGTATACATGTAATGCAGCCTGCATAATTGTTGATTAttataaggcttaatacatcagttgccccgaacttgtccaaaaagcttgattggcccccctTAACTTAGATGGTGTCTCATTagcctcctaaacttgcttaaaatgtcatTGTTAAgtccctaaatctataaaaacgcaATAAAAATGTGCAAAACAGAAAGTTAATTTCTTTTAAAGACTTGGAATCACGAATTAGGCCtttatttttgaagttttgaatttttttaaagttCTAGATAAATTGCAacgtatatcactttaaacaagttcaaggggAAAATGGATCACTATAAGCAAGTTCAGGATACCGataggtcactttaaacaaattcaggtagccaataggttattttaagcaagttgaaggGGCTAACGAGACACcacgtaagttcagggggcttttgatgtattaagtctTATTATACTATTATCAAATGCTGGAATTCACATGGAGTATCTAAGATATTCCAAATCCGAAAATGCCATTTTTCTCAAAGTGTTGAAGCAATAGCAGTTTGTGTATCACTTTTGTTGACCATAAGAAGTTGAGGGCAAACtgacaaaaaaaaagttcagaCCAAATTGCTGTTGGTGTTATGATTAGCATCTCTAGTCCCTCAGAAAATTCCATATGTTTTCTGTAAGGTAGATTTTCATCAAAGAAGGAATGCTCCAGAGAGAAACTACAAAAGCTAAGAGGCAAAGAATGCAACAATGTCACTGCTCAAATGTAAGGTTAGGACAGAAGCCACATCATAAAGATTCCTTATCTAGAAGCTGTTGGAAAGACTTTCCTTATGAGAACATTCTAATTTTGCAAAAGATGACAAAGGCAAGGGGTATTATCACAACAAGACTTGGCCGTTGAAGACCAAGTCATCAAAGTGATTCTTCAAAACTTTACGAGCCAAGCTTATTAGTTGAGCTCATATGGAAAATTCACTTGTTTAAGgaataaaataagaaattgaCAGGTGATAATACAACTGAGCAGATAAATACACATACAATAATTAGAAACAGTCTTAGAAGGAACATAGGCACCCAAATAATAATGCTCAATGCATAACGATTAAATTATGAAAATGCCTCAACTCCCTCACTATAAATATTGGAAACTTTGGCCATATCTATCATGTGATTAAGGAACATAAGCAATTTGTCAGTAAACATGGCTGCagttccttttctttttctctttttcttattcAACTTAAGTCTTGTTTTTGCTCTAACACCAGAGCACACAACTGAAAACGACAACTTACAGACGTACATTGTTCATGTCAGCCAACCAGAAGGCAGAACCTTTTCCCAGTCAGAAGATCTGGAGAACTGGCACAAGTCATTTTTACCATTTAGTGCTGCAAGCTCGAATGAGCAGCCACGACGACGTTTACTTTACTCGTTCAAACATACAATCAGTGGTTTCTCTGCAAGATTGACAGGAGAAGAAGTCAATGCTATGAAAAGAATGAACGGCTTTGTGTCAGCACATCCTGAAAGAAAATTACGCAAACAAACAACTCACACTCCCAACTTCTTAGGATTGCATCAGCAATTTGGAGTTTGGAAAGACTCAAATTTTGGGAAGGGGATGATTATCGGAGTGCTCGACGGTGGAGTTTTTCCCAGCCATCCTTCATTTAGTGACAAAGGAATGCCACCACCTCCAGCCAAATGGAAAGGAAGATGTGACTTTACAGCATCGGAGTGTAACAACAAACTAATTGGTGCAAGGTCTTTCAATCTTGCAGCTAAAGCCATGAAGGGAGCAATGGCTGAACCACCAATAGACGTAGATGGACATGGAACTCATACAGCAAGCACAGCAGCAGGTAACTTTGTATATGGTGCTGAGGTGCTGGGAAATGCAGAAGGCACAGCAGTTGGAATGGCACCATACGCTCATCTGGCCATTTACAAAGTGTGCTTTGGAGATCCTAATGATGATTGCCCAGAAAGTGATGTATTAGCTGGGATGGATGCAGCCATACAGGATGGTGTTGATGTGCTTTCACTTTCCCTTGTTGACGTATCAAAGCCATTCTTTCAAGACAATATAGCAATAGGCTCCTTCGCAGCAATTCAGAAGGGGATATTTGTAAGTTGTTCAGCTGGAAATGATGGCCCGATCAACAGCTCATTATCTAATGAAGCCCCATGGATTCTCACAGTTGGAGCAAGCACCATAGATAGAAAAATTGTTGCCACAGCAAAGCTCGGAAATGGTGCAGAATTAGAAGGTGAATCTGTTTTCCAACCGAGCAACTTTCCCACAACACTCTTACCCCTTGTTTATGCCGGCACGAATGGAAAACCAGATACCGCATTCTGCAGTGAGGGAGCACTAAGTGGCATGGATGTGGGAGGCAAAATAGTCTTGTGCAAACGGGGAGGAGGAATAGGCCGAGTTGCCAAAGGAGAGGTAGTTAAAAATGCTGGGGGTGCAGCTATGATACTCATGAATGACCAGACTAGTGGCTTTAGTGCGATAGCTGATACGCATGTCCTTCCAGCAACCCATGTCAGCTTTGCTGC
The DNA window shown above is from Euphorbia lathyris chromosome 1, ddEupLath1.1, whole genome shotgun sequence and carries:
- the LOC136219135 gene encoding subtilisin-like protease 4, with amino-acid sequence MLQRETTKAKRQRMQQCHCSNVRNISNLSVNMAAVPFLFLFFLFNLSLVFALTPEHTTENDNLQTYIVHVSQPEGRTFSQSEDLENWHKSFLPFSAASSNEQPRRRLLYSFKHTISGFSARLTGEEVNAMKRMNGFVSAHPERKLRKQTTHTPNFLGLHQQFGVWKDSNFGKGMIIGVLDGGVFPSHPSFSDKGMPPPPAKWKGRCDFTASECNNKLIGARSFNLAAKAMKGAMAEPPIDVDGHGTHTASTAAGNFVYGAEVLGNAEGTAVGMAPYAHLAIYKVCFGDPNDDCPESDVLAGMDAAIQDGVDVLSLSLVDVSKPFFQDNIAIGSFAAIQKGIFVSCSAGNDGPINSSLSNEAPWILTVGASTIDRKIVATAKLGNGAELEGESVFQPSNFPTTLLPLVYAGTNGKPDTAFCSEGALSGMDVGGKIVLCKRGGGIGRVAKGEVVKNAGGAAMILMNDQTSGFSAIADTHVLPATHVSFAAGQKIKAYISSTKSPTATVLFKGTAIGDTLSPAVTSFSSRGPNLASPGILKPDIIGPGVSILAAWHAPLDNRTRTKANFNIMSGTSMSCPHLSGIAALLKSAHPSWSPAAIKSAIMTTADISNMGGKPIVDETDKPADVFATGSGHVNPSRANDPGLIYDIQPDDYIPYMCGLGYTDEEVSVVSRRPITCSGKPTIPEGQLNYPSFSMVLGPSQTFTRTVINVGAANSVYVANVVPPPGVVVSVKPTTLYFSNVNQKATYSVTFSYAGGTTSQFAQGYITWISTKHLVRSPISVKFK